One genomic window of Desulfotignum phosphitoxidans DSM 13687 includes the following:
- a CDS encoding aminopeptidase P family protein, whose translation MKTDEKLAALRRMMAAHQIAAIVVPSADPHQSEYVTGHWQARAWLTGFTGSAGVAVVTRTRAVLWTDFRYWLQAGIQIQGSEFELFKSGEKDVPDFHRWIFDHLGPKNTVAIDGRILSRTQEKTYRQLWDIRQIRLRTDLDLVKDLWQDRPPMPMSTAWEFDVQYAGQSRVEKIENIRKAMAQAGADCHVMTALEDIAWTFNLRGSDAPNNPVNIAFALFTQSSVRLFIHPDKVTKDLASGLANDGVTLAGYTDIDTALGQMPDSACMLLDPDMTSACLASAINPACRVVEKPSPAARLKAVKNDIQIRHLRDTAVKDGIAVICFLHWLSEQEPDDSLTEISAAEKLFELRNAQPGFVENSFDPIMAFGAHSALCHYSATPQTDVRLDNTGLFLTDSGGNYLTGTTDITRTVCLGTPSLQQIKDYTLVLKGHIAVAGACFPEGTRGFQIDTLARQFLWAQGMNFGHGTGHGVGFFLCVHEGPARISPHPVDAALEKGMLMTDEPGVYREGEYGIRLENMVLVTDSRQTEFGRFLEFENMTWCHFERDLIDTSLLTEAEIAWINQYHRQVYDRISPYLPSRIAAWLQTRTALLD comes from the coding sequence CGAATATGTCACCGGACACTGGCAGGCCCGGGCCTGGCTCACCGGATTCACCGGATCAGCCGGCGTGGCCGTGGTCACCCGCACCCGGGCCGTTTTATGGACCGATTTCAGATACTGGCTCCAGGCCGGTATTCAGATACAGGGATCGGAATTCGAATTGTTTAAATCCGGGGAAAAAGATGTGCCCGACTTCCATCGCTGGATTTTTGATCATCTGGGTCCCAAAAACACAGTGGCCATTGACGGCCGGATCCTCTCACGAACCCAGGAAAAAACATACCGGCAATTGTGGGATATCCGGCAGATCCGATTGCGTACCGATCTGGACCTGGTAAAAGATCTATGGCAGGATCGGCCCCCCATGCCGATGTCAACCGCCTGGGAGTTTGATGTGCAGTATGCCGGCCAGTCCCGGGTCGAAAAAATCGAAAATATCCGGAAAGCCATGGCACAGGCCGGGGCGGACTGCCATGTGATGACCGCTCTGGAGGACATTGCCTGGACATTCAACCTGAGGGGATCCGATGCCCCCAACAATCCGGTGAACATCGCGTTTGCTCTTTTCACTCAATCGTCTGTCCGGTTATTCATCCACCCGGACAAGGTGACCAAAGATCTGGCTTCAGGCCTGGCAAACGACGGTGTAACCCTGGCCGGTTATACTGATATTGACACGGCCCTGGGACAGATGCCGGATTCTGCCTGTATGCTGCTGGATCCGGATATGACATCCGCATGCCTGGCATCCGCCATCAATCCGGCTTGCCGCGTGGTTGAAAAACCAAGCCCGGCCGCCCGGCTCAAAGCGGTTAAAAACGACATTCAGATCCGGCATTTGCGGGATACGGCGGTCAAGGACGGGATTGCCGTTATCTGTTTCCTTCACTGGCTGTCGGAACAGGAACCTGACGATTCGCTGACGGAAATCAGTGCGGCAGAAAAATTGTTTGAACTTCGCAACGCCCAGCCCGGGTTTGTGGAAAACAGTTTTGATCCCATTATGGCGTTTGGTGCGCATTCCGCATTGTGCCATTATTCCGCCACCCCTCAGACCGATGTCCGGCTGGATAATACCGGACTGTTTCTGACCGATTCCGGCGGTAATTACCTGACCGGCACCACGGACATCACCCGCACGGTGTGTCTGGGAACCCCTTCCTTGCAGCAGATCAAGGACTACACCCTGGTGCTTAAAGGCCATATCGCTGTGGCCGGCGCGTGTTTTCCCGAAGGCACCCGGGGGTTTCAGATCGATACCCTGGCCCGGCAGTTTCTGTGGGCCCAGGGCATGAATTTCGGGCATGGCACGGGACACGGCGTGGGGTTCTTTTTGTGTGTTCATGAAGGCCCGGCCCGGATCAGCCCGCATCCGGTGGATGCGGCCCTGGAAAAAGGCATGCTGATGACCGATGAGCCCGGGGTTTACAGGGAGGGAGAATATGGTATCCGCCTGGAGAACATGGTGCTGGTGACCGATTCCCGTCAAACAGAATTCGGCCGGTTTCTGGAATTTGAAAACATGACCTGGTGCCATTTTGAACGGGATCTGATCGATACCTCCCTGCTCACTGAAGCGGAGATCGCGTGGATCAATCAGTATCACCGGCAGGTGTATGACCGGATTTCACCTTATCTGCCATCCCGGATCGCTGCATGGCTCCAAACCCGGACCGCTTTGCTGGATTGA